The following DNA comes from Glaciihabitans arcticus.
CTCGCCGTCGAACGCGTCGCCCGCGGCGGAGGGACCGATCGGGGGACCGTCGAACAGGCTGGATCGCAGGTCGCGGGTCGTCGGGGGAATCGACGAGACGGTGCCCGCGAGTTCGGCGCTCGTCATCACCTCGAGGGCGCGCGGGGCCGCCGCGCAGAGGAATGACACGACCAGCACCACGCCGGCGATCGCCACCGACGCCCCGCGCTCCGAGCCGAACTGCCGCCAGAGCAGCGGCAGCAGTCCCTTGCGTCTCGACCGGCTCATCGCGTCACCGGCCCGCGCGTTGCGGAGGTTCCGGCGACCGCTGCGACGGCGGAGAGAACCACAAGGGCCGCTCCCGCGAGGATCGCGAGTGGCATGAGGTCGAAGAGCAGCGGAACCGGCAGGCTGAGCGGCAGGCCGAGCGTGGCCGAGCGGGCGAGGTCACTGATCGTGAGCAGTGCGGCCAGGTATCCGGATGCCCCGCCGAGCAGCACCCCGAACAGCACGACCACACCGACCTCGAGTCTCCTCGCGGCTCCGATCTCCCGTCGCGTCATGCCGAGGGCGTGCAGCACACGCAGCTCGCCCCGTCGCGCACGGGAGACCATCACGTTGCCCGAGTACACCGTCGCGGCGGCCAGCAGCAACGCTCCGAGGGCACCGAGCCAGAGGGCGATGGTCGTGGAGGTAGGGGCGTCGTCGCCCGGGGTCGCCACGGTCACCTCGGCCGCGTCGCCCAGGTTCAGGGCGGCGGCGGTCGCCGCGGGGTCGTCGCTCGCCAGCCAGTACTGATTGCTCGCTGCTGTGCCCTCAGAGTCCGGCGTCGCCGAGAGCGCTGCGGTCGCGGTCGCGAGGTCGGCCACAAAGCCGAGCGCGTTGGTTGTGCCCGGAACGGCGGGCACCGTGCCGACGATCACGACGTCAAATGCTTCACCGAGGAGGGGCGAGCGCAGCGAGACGGTGTCGCCGACCTCGAGGGAGAGCCGGGTCGCGACCGCCTCGCTCGCGACGACCGGCACCCCCGTGCCGACTCCGACGCCGGGCGCGATGAGGCGCACCGACGACAGGAAGTTGTAGCCCGTGAACTCGACTCCGACACCGGTCGTCGCGACGGCGGGCAAGTACTCGGCAGGGAGCTCCTCTTCGGTGCCGAACTCGGCGCCCCACTCGGTGAGAGCGAGTTCCGGAACACCGGTGAGCGCATCGAGGGTGACCGTGTGCCGGCGCACGACGCGGTCGGGGCCGACCGAGACGCCGATGGTGAGCAGTCGGTGCTCTCCCGCGGGCAGCTCGACGATGCGGGTGACGGTGGCCGAGGCATCCGGAGCCGGGGCTTCGATCGGATCGAGGGTGGAGGTCGTCACCGTGCCCGACTCGTCGAGGGTCACGAGCGTGACGGTGATCGTGGCGGGGCCGCGCTCCGCCTCGGGGAAGTCGGCCTCGATCTCGGCACCGACATCCACGGTCAGGGTCGCCTCGAGCTCATTCGACCCGAGCCCGATGCCGCCCGGGTCGGCGGCCAGCAGCTCACTGATGCGCGCCGTATCGAGGGATCCGTCGAGGTCGTTCATCACCTCGGCGATGCGGGCGGCGGGGATGGCCACGAGCTCGGCGCTGTCGCCTCCGAGCTGGGCGGAAGTCGCGAGCACCGGCGCGACAGCCGTCACGCTGGGTGCATCGGCGAGCTCGTCGAGCGAAGGAAGGCCATCGCCCACCACTCGCAGGTCACCGCCTGCTCGCAGGGCGGGTGGGAGACCGCTCACCCGGGCGAGCGTCCCCGAGTAGCCGGTCGCGAGCAGCATCGACCCGATCGCCAGGGCGACGACGGTGACCGAAACCGCGTGCAGTCCGACCCGCCGCGCGACCTGGCGCAGCGGCAAGGATGGCCGGGCGCCGCGACCGCGGGCGGTGGACAGCTCGGCGAGACGGACGAGCGGGGCGAACAGCGCGAGACCCACAACAACCGAGGCGAGCAGCAGCAGCGCGGGGGCTGCGGCGATGAACGGCTCCACGCGGGTCTGCCCACTGTCGGTGACGACGAGCGGGGAACCGTAGACGCGGAACTGCAGGAAGGAGACCCCCGCGATAACCAGCACCAGCACGATCGACACGGCGCCGATCGCCGTGCGTCCGCGCGACCCGAAGGCTGGGGCGCTGAGCGAGGCCGTGCGCGCGGTGCTCACCGTCGAGGCGGCGACGATCCCTGCCGTAGCGAGCGCTGTCGCGAGCGGCACGATCCAGAGGGACGGGTTCACCGCGATCGCGGGATAGACCAGGGTGAACGCGAGCAGTACGGTGCCGGTGCCGAGCAGCGCGGCGGGCAGCGCGACAGCGAGCGCCTCGAGAGCCGCCCCCAGTCCCAACCGGCGCAGCGTCGCTCCGCGCGAGCGGATCAGCCCGAGCTCCGGGCCGCGGGCACCCGCGAGCAGTCGGGCGACCTGCCCCAGCGCGACCAGCCCGATGATGCCGATGAGGGCGAGCGGCACGAGGCTCGCGCCCTGCTCTGCGCCGATGCGCCGCTGGATGTCGTTCAGGGTGGTGGTCAGGCTCCCGTCTACCGTGACACCGCCCGCGCCGATCGCGGGGTCGTCGCCGAACGCGCGCTGCAGGTCGTCCACCCGTTCGATGATTCCGGGGATCGCCGCGGCCGTGAAACCGGTGGGGTGCGGCACGATGGTCCACCGCACGTAGTCCTGCCCACCCTCGGAGCGGTCCTCCACGGTGACCTCGATCGCCGCGCGGTCGAGCCCGAGCCCGATGACCGCGTCTGCTGCGGTTCGTTGGGTGGCGGGGTCATCCGCTCGCCGCGCCTGAATGGTGAAGCTGCGCTGCGAGTCGCCGACCGAATCGAGAGTGGATGTCGCAGCGCTCGTCGCCGAGACCGCGAGATACCCGCCCAGCCCCGCCAACAGCAGCGCGACCCCGAACACCAGGGCGCCCAGCGCACCGAGCAGGCCCGAGTGCGACACCGCACCGCGCGCCGAGAGCCCCAGCCAGCCGGTTCTCGATCGGGAGCGCATAGTGGGTCGAGCCTATCGACTGGGAGTCTGGCGGTCGGGGTCATTTTCGACGACCCGGCGCGTGAGCCATGGGAGAATACAGGCATGACTCTCGCACCTGTCTCCACGCTCCCGTTCAAGGTTGCCGACCTCTCGCTCGCCGAGGCGGGGCGCCACCAGTTCCGACTGGCCGAGAACGAGATGCCCGGCCTGATGGCCCTGCGCGAGGAGTTCGGCGCATCCCAGCCGCTCGCCGGCGCGCGCATCGCCGGCAGCCTGCACATGACGGTTCAGACCGGAGTGCTCATCGAAACCCTCGTCGCGTTGGGCGCGCAGGTGCGCTGGGCGAGCTGCAACATCTTCTCGACCCAGGACGAGGCAGCGGCCGCAGTCGCCGTCGGGCCTTCCGGTTCGGTTGACGCCCCGGCCGGTGTTCCCGTCTTCGCCTGGAAGGGCGAGACCCTCGAGGAGTACTGGTGGTGCACCTCGCAGATCTTCGACTGGTCGGCGGAAGGCTTCGAAGGCCCGAACATGATCCTGGATGACGGTGGCGATGCCACGGTCCTCGTTCACAAGGGTCGCGAGTTCGAGCTCGCGGGTGCCGTGCCTGCCACGCAGGAGTCCGACAGCCACGAGTACCGCGTGATCCTCGACACCCTGCGCGCGTCCCTCGACGTCTCGCCCGACCGCTGGACGAAGATCGCCGCCGAGATTCAGGGCGTCACCGAGGAGACCACGACCGGCGTTCACCGCCTGTACGAACTGGCGAAGAACGGCGAGCTGCAGTTTGCGGCCATCAACGTCAACGACTCGGTCACCAAGAGCAAGTTCGACAACAAGTACGGCATCCGCCACTCGCTGCCTGACGGGCTCAACCGCGCGACCGACGTGCTCATCGGCGGCAAGGTCGCCTTCGTCGTCGGCTACGGCGACGTCGGCAAGGGTGCGGCCGAGGCGCTGCGCGGACAGGGTGCTCGCGTCATCGTGAGCGAGATCGACCCGATCAACGCCCTGCAGGCCGCCATGGACGGCTTTCAGGTCACCACCGTCGAGAACGTGCTCGACCAGGTCGACATCTTCGTCACGGGTACCGGCAACGAGAACGTGCTGACCGTCGACCACCTGCTCGGGATGAAGCACCTCGCCATCGTCTCCAACGTCGGCCACTTCGACAACGAGATCGACATCGCCGGGCTTGAGAAGCTCGCCGGTGCCGAGAAGGTCGAGATCAAGCCGCAGGTTCACGAGTGGCGCCTGCCGAATGGCCGCAGCATCCTCGTGCTCTCCGAGGGACGCCTGATGAACCTCGGCAATGCCACCGGTCACCCGTCATTCGTCATGAGCGCCTCGTTCACCAACCAGGTGCTCGCGCAGATCGAGCTCTGGGTGCGCGGCGAGAACTACCCGATCGGCGTCTACGTACTGCCGAAGCACCTCGACGAGAAGGTCGCCCGCCTGCACCTCGACGCGCTCGGCGTTGTGCTCACCGAACTCACGCCGGAGCAGGCCGCGTACATCGGCGTGGATGTGAACGGTCCTTACAAGGTGGACCACTACCGCTACTGATCACGAGCCGGTCGAGTAGGCCCGCCAGGGCCGTATCGAGACCCGTGTTGGCGGGTCTACCCCCGGTTGCGGGGGTGTGATGTTTCGTCGCGTTTACTAGCCTGAAGTCATCCGTCGAGGGCCGTCGGATGCACCCGACGC
Coding sequences within:
- a CDS encoding FtsX-like permease family protein, which produces MRSRSRTGWLGLSARGAVSHSGLLGALGALVFGVALLLAGLGGYLAVSATSAATSTLDSVGDSQRSFTIQARRADDPATQRTAADAVIGLGLDRAAIEVTVEDRSEGGQDYVRWTIVPHPTGFTAAAIPGIIERVDDLQRAFGDDPAIGAGGVTVDGSLTTTLNDIQRRIGAEQGASLVPLALIGIIGLVALGQVARLLAGARGPELGLIRSRGATLRRLGLGAALEALAVALPAALLGTGTVLLAFTLVYPAIAVNPSLWIVPLATALATAGIVAASTVSTARTASLSAPAFGSRGRTAIGAVSIVLVLVIAGVSFLQFRVYGSPLVVTDSGQTRVEPFIAAAPALLLLASVVVGLALFAPLVRLAELSTARGRGARPSLPLRQVARRVGLHAVSVTVVALAIGSMLLATGYSGTLARVSGLPPALRAGGDLRVVGDGLPSLDELADAPSVTAVAPVLATSAQLGGDSAELVAIPAARIAEVMNDLDGSLDTARISELLAADPGGIGLGSNELEATLTVDVGAEIEADFPEAERGPATITVTLVTLDESGTVTTSTLDPIEAPAPDASATVTRIVELPAGEHRLLTIGVSVGPDRVVRRHTVTLDALTGVPELALTEWGAEFGTEEELPAEYLPAVATTGVGVEFTGYNFLSSVRLIAPGVGVGTGVPVVASEAVATRLSLEVGDTVSLRSPLLGEAFDVVIVGTVPAVPGTTNALGFVADLATATAALSATPDSEGTAASNQYWLASDDPAATAAALNLGDAAEVTVATPGDDAPTSTTIALWLGALGALLLAAATVYSGNVMVSRARRGELRVLHALGMTRREIGAARRLEVGVVVLFGVLLGGASGYLAALLTISDLARSATLGLPLSLPVPLLFDLMPLAILAGAALVVLSAVAAVAGTSATRGPVTR
- the ahcY gene encoding adenosylhomocysteinase, coding for MTLAPVSTLPFKVADLSLAEAGRHQFRLAENEMPGLMALREEFGASQPLAGARIAGSLHMTVQTGVLIETLVALGAQVRWASCNIFSTQDEAAAAVAVGPSGSVDAPAGVPVFAWKGETLEEYWWCTSQIFDWSAEGFEGPNMILDDGGDATVLVHKGREFELAGAVPATQESDSHEYRVILDTLRASLDVSPDRWTKIAAEIQGVTEETTTGVHRLYELAKNGELQFAAINVNDSVTKSKFDNKYGIRHSLPDGLNRATDVLIGGKVAFVVGYGDVGKGAAEALRGQGARVIVSEIDPINALQAAMDGFQVTTVENVLDQVDIFVTGTGNENVLTVDHLLGMKHLAIVSNVGHFDNEIDIAGLEKLAGAEKVEIKPQVHEWRLPNGRSILVLSEGRLMNLGNATGHPSFVMSASFTNQVLAQIELWVRGENYPIGVYVLPKHLDEKVARLHLDALGVVLTELTPEQAAYIGVDVNGPYKVDHYRY